A stretch of the Papaver somniferum cultivar HN1 chromosome 6, ASM357369v1, whole genome shotgun sequence genome encodes the following:
- the LOC113290501 gene encoding uncharacterized protein LOC113290501 produces the protein MEVKRNAASLFISQTKYAIDLLQKFDMAGAKECSSPVPVNSTLKAGDGELLSNPTMYKSLVSASKYLTWTRPEISYAINQVCQFIHSPTSDHLIAAKRILSYIKGTLDYGILFSKGLLAVHGFSDEDWARDPETRKSTSGYCIFFGSNPVSWSSKRQSTVARSSTEAEYRSLANSAAELMWICQLLKDLEVVQAKNLSIQYICTVDQVADIFTKELAGPRFGYLCNKLMVFPAGNLNLRGGNTTVNSHALNSLTISIVNYFVVPSGGNQ, from the exons ATGGAAGTCAAGAGGAATGCTGCTAGTCTTTTTATCTCCCAAACAAAATATGCTATTGACTTGTTACAGAAATTTGATATGGCTGGTGCAAAAGAGTGCTCTTCTCCTGTTCCTGTCAATTCTACACTTAAAGCTGGTGATGGTGAATTGCTTTCTAATCCAACTATGTACAAGTCCTTGGTAAGTGCATCAAAGTATTTGACCTGGACTAGGCCTGAGATTAGTTATGCTATTAACCAAGTATGCCAGTTTATTCATTCTCCAACCTCAGATCATCTTATAGCTGCTAAGAGAATTTTAAGTTACATAAAGGGAACCTTGGATTATGGTATTCTTTTCAGTAAAGGATTGTTGGCTGTACATGGTTTCAGTGATGAAGATTGGGCTAGAGACCCTGAAACCAGGAAAAGCACTAGTGGATATTGTATCTTTTTTGGTTCTAATCCTGTTTCCTGGTCAAGCAAGAGACAGAGTACAGTTGCTAGGAGTTCAACTGAAGCAGAATATAGGAGCTTAGCTAACTCAGCTGCAGAATTAATGTGGATATGTCAGTTGTTGAAAGATTT GGAAGTTGTTCAGGCCAAGAATTTATCAATTCAGTATATTTGTACAGTGGATCAGGTGGCTGATATATTTACTAAAGAACTTGCTGGTCCCAGATTTGGTTATCTATGCAACAAGTTGATGGTTTTTCCTGCAGGCAACCTCAACTTGAGAGGGGGTAATACAACAGTTAATTCTCACGCACTTAATTCTTTAACT ATTTCCATAGTCAATTATTTTGTAGTTCCCAGTGGTGGTAATCAATAA